In the Verrucomicrobiota bacterium genome, TGAAGCTTGGGTCACTCGCCCGGGCGATGCGGAATCGTTTCGGCTTCGACGAGGCTTACGAGGAGATCGTGGCCAAGACGCAGGACGCGCTGGCGTCGTTCGCGGACTGGTTCGACCGCTGGATTGTCGCCGGCCTGATGGTCCGCGGCGCGCACGGCACGACGGAACTGCTCGGCCGGGCGCTTCGGTTGGTGCAGACCGGCAGCCTGCAAACGTATGCGTTCCTGTTCGCGGCGGGAGTTGTTGTCGTGTTGATCTGCGTCCTCCACTGAGCCATGACGAACCTGCTCTCCGCCATTTTCCTGGTCCCGCTGCTGGCCGCGGCGCTGGTGCTGTTCATTCCGCGCCCCTACCGGTTTCTCATCCGGCTCGTGGCGCTCGCGGCGACACTGGGCTCGATGGCGCTCGCCTTCGCGCTGTTCCTGAAATTCGACTCGGCCCCCGCCGTGGATGGATTCAAGTTCAACGTCCAGCATCCGTGGGCACCTTCGCTGGGCATCAGCTATCACGTGGGCGTGGACGGTCTGAACCTCGGGCTGATCGTGATGGGAGCGATTGTCGCCTTCGCGGCCGCCTGCGCATCGCACGAGATCAAGTCGCGCGAGAAGGACTACTACGTGCTGTTGCTGCTGATGAGCGGCGGCATCCTCGGCGCGTTCGCCTCGCTGGACCTGTTCTTCCTCTACTTCTTCCACGAACTGGCGCTCGTGCCGACGTTTATCATGATCGGCGTGTGGGGGCGCGGCGAGGAGCGCAACTACGCGACCTTCAAGATGACGCTTTACCTGAGCCTCGGCGCGCTCATCGCGCTGGCCGGGCTCATCGCGCTTTATTTTGAATCGGGCGCGAAGACGTTCGACATCGTCGCGCTCACCCGTCATGTGCAGGACAATCCGCGCATGCTTCCGGCTGGCGCGCAGGGCTACATCTTCCCGCTGCTGCTGTTCGGTTTCGGCATTCTCGTGTCGCTCTGGCCATTCCACACGTGGGCGCCGCTCGGCTACGGCGCGGCGCCGACGGCGACGGCGATGCTGCACGCGGGTGTGCTGAAGAAATTCGGGCTCTACGGGCTCATCCGCGTGGCATTGCCGCTCCTGCCCGAGGGCTCGCAAGCGTGGCTGCACCTGCTTGCGTGGTTGTGCCTCGGGAACATCGTGTATTGCGGACTCGTGGCGGCCCGGCAACGCGACCTGAACCTGCTCATCGGCAACTCAAGCGTGGCGCACATGGGCTTTGTGTTCCTCGGCATCGCGAGCCTCAACCTCATCGGCATCACCGGCGCGGTGGTCGTGATGGTCGCGCACGGACTGCTCGCGGCGTTGACGTTTGGACTCGCGGGCTACCTCCGCCAGCAGACAGGCACGGTGGACATGGACAGGCTCGGCGGGCTGATGCGGCCGATGCCGTTCATCGGCTCAGCCTTCGTCATGGCGGCGCTTGCGGGCTGCGGGCTTCCCGGTTTCGGCAACTTCGCCGGCGAAATCATGGTGCTGTTCGGCGCGTGGCGGCCGTTCGGACTCGTGACGGTGTTCGCTGCGTGGGGCGCGCTCGTGATCGGAGCGGTCTACATGCTTCGCGCGGTGCGGAACATCTTGCACGGACCGCTTGAATCCCACCTGCCGGCGGTGGCCGATGCGTCGGCGTGGCGCAAGGTTCCCTTTGTCCTCCTGCTGGCCGTGTTGCTCGCCCTCGGCATCTGGCCCCGGTTGCTTGTGGACAAAGTGCAGCCGGCGGTCGAGCCCATCGTGAAACTGGCCAACGGGCCGGAATTCAAACGGTCCGCGCAAGCGGCCGGCAAGCAGGCTGAATTGCGGGAAGCCCCACGTTCCCAATGAACCGCCGCTTGCCACGAGTGAACACCTCCACACACTTTCATGACGCGAAGCGCCGGCGTCGGCGGGCAACCGGGTCTGAACGGGTCCAGCCTTTGCGCCTTCGGGCCTTTGCCCCAACACGAGGATGAACACGCCTTTGATCAGCCTTGAGATCGCCGTGGCCGTGCTCGGCGTGATGGTGCTTCTGCTGGATCTGTGGACGGATCCGGAGGACCAGCGCTGGCTCCGTCACGGCGCCGCGGGCGTGGTCGCGCTGCTGTTCGCTCTCACGTTTACCGACCAGTTCACGGTGAAGCCAGCGGCGGAGACGGCGTTTGGCGGCGCGTATGTGTTCGACGAGCTGGCGCTTTTCTTCAAGCGGTTCTTCCTGCTGGCCGCAGCGCTGGTGCTCGTCATGGCCGCGGAGTTTTCGGACCGGTTCAAGACCGGCGGGTCCGAATACTGCGCGCTCGTGCTCTTCGCACTCACGGGGATGCTCTTCGCAGCATCGGCGAACGATTTGATGATGTTGTTCGTGTCGGTCGAGTTGATCACGGTGACGTTTTATGTGCTCGTGAGTTTCCAGCGTGAGCGCACCCAGTCGCTCGAGGCGGGCATGAAGTATCTCATCCTCGGCGCGCTGTCGTCGGGCTTCCTCGTGTATGGCATCGCGCTCATCTACGGGGCGACGGGCTCGATGTCCTTCGGGGAAATCAGCCGGAAGCTCGAGGCGTCGCACGCGCTCGGGCACGGCGGGTTGTTCCGTGTCGGCGTGCTGCTGGTGGTCGCGGGGCTCGCGTTCAAGCTGGCGACGGTGCCGTTCCAATTCTGGGCGCCGGATGTGTATCAGGGGGCGCCGACGCCGACGTCGGCCTTCCTCGCCGCGGGCTCGAAGGCGGCGGGCGTGGTGTTGTTGATCCGGCTGCTGCGCTACGCCCTCGCGGAGGAGGCGGGCGAGTTGCTTGAGAAACTCTTCATGGCCATTGCTGCACTGACCATTGTCTACGGGAGTCTGTGCGCGATCCCGCAGCGAAACTTGAAGCGCCTGCTCGGCTACTCGAGCATCGCGAGCGCGGGCTATTTGATGCTCGGTTTCACCGCGATGACGACGGCGGGATTCAACGGCATTCTCTATTATCTCATGGGCTGGCTGTTCGGCGTGGCGGCCGCCTTTGCGGTCCTTTGCGCGGTGAGC is a window encoding:
- a CDS encoding NADH-quinone oxidoreductase subunit M, whose amino-acid sequence is MTNLLSAIFLVPLLAAALVLFIPRPYRFLIRLVALAATLGSMALAFALFLKFDSAPAVDGFKFNVQHPWAPSLGISYHVGVDGLNLGLIVMGAIVAFAAACASHEIKSREKDYYVLLLLMSGGILGAFASLDLFFLYFFHELALVPTFIMIGVWGRGEERNYATFKMTLYLSLGALIALAGLIALYFESGAKTFDIVALTRHVQDNPRMLPAGAQGYIFPLLLFGFGILVSLWPFHTWAPLGYGAAPTATAMLHAGVLKKFGLYGLIRVALPLLPEGSQAWLHLLAWLCLGNIVYCGLVAARQRDLNLLIGNSSVAHMGFVFLGIASLNLIGITGAVVVMVAHGLLAALTFGLAGYLRQQTGTVDMDRLGGLMRPMPFIGSAFVMAALAGCGLPGFGNFAGEIMVLFGAWRPFGLVTVFAAWGALVIGAVYMLRAVRNILHGPLESHLPAVADASAWRKVPFVLLLAVLLALGIWPRLLVDKVQPAVEPIVKLANGPEFKRSAQAAGKQAELREAPRSQ
- a CDS encoding NADH-quinone oxidoreductase subunit N, whose translation is MNTPLISLEIAVAVLGVMVLLLDLWTDPEDQRWLRHGAAGVVALLFALTFTDQFTVKPAAETAFGGAYVFDELALFFKRFFLLAAALVLVMAAEFSDRFKTGGSEYCALVLFALTGMLFAASANDLMMLFVSVELITVTFYVLVSFQRERTQSLEAGMKYLILGALSSGFLVYGIALIYGATGSMSFGEISRKLEASHALGHGGLFRVGVLLVVAGLAFKLATVPFQFWAPDVYQGAPTPTSAFLAAGSKAAGVVLLIRLLRYALAEEAGELLEKLFMAIAALTIVYGSLCAIPQRNLKRLLGYSSIASAGYLMLGFTAMTTAGFNGILYYLMGWLFGVAAAFAVLCAVSRVTGSDDIASLAGLHTRSPLLAVTMTLAIVSLAGVPPLAGFLGKFLLFKAVVEEGIKYPLYYPLLGVAVVGVVISLYYYFGVVRAIWWSKPDADVSAMDVSPVMRCLLIVCVAGLLWLGLF